Below is a window of Culturomica massiliensis DNA.
TTAGATACTAAACTGCTATTAACGTTTAGAGAACTGGAATCTCTTACGAGCTTTCGGTTGACCCGGTTTTTTACGTTCAACTTCACGTGGGTCACGGGTCAGGAAGCCGGCGGCTTTCAACTGAGGTTTGTTCTCTGCATTAATTTCTACCAAGGCTCTGGCAATACCTAAGCGTAATGCTTCTGCCTGCCCTTTGAAACCACCTCCGTCAAGGTTTACCCGGATATCGTACTGACCGGTTACGCCTAATAATTCAAGAGGTTGTTTTACAACATACTGAAGTGTCGGTAATGTGAAGTATTCTTCCAGATTCTTTTTATTGATCGTGATATTACCTTTTCCTTCGTTTACATAAACGCGAGCTACTGCTGCTTTTCTTCTACCGATAGCGTTAATTACTTCCATACCTTATTATTTAAATAAATTTAAATCGATTTTTTTCGGTTGTTGAGCCTCTTGTTTGTGCTCTGAACCGGCATATACAAAAAGGTTTTTCAGCACGGCTCTTCCAAGACGGCTTTTGGGAAGCATTCCTTTAACAGCATGTTCGATAACTCTTTCCGGATGTGTCGCTAATACGGCGGCCGGATTGGTGTGTCTCTGTCCACCCGGATAACCGGTGTGACGGGTATACTGTTTTTCGGTTAACTTATTTCCGGTTAACACGATTTTTTCGGCATTGATGATAACGATGTTATCACCGCAGTCTACGTGAGGAGTGTAGGACGGTTTGTATTTGCCTCTCAGGAGTTTCGCAACTTTAGCGGCAAGACGTCCCAAAACTTCGTTTTCTGCGTCAATCAAGAGCCATTCTTTTTTTACCGTGGCTTTGTTGACGTAAGTCGTTTTGTAACTAATTTGATCCACTTGTTTTTAATTTAATATTAAACATCTGTTTGTATTTTGAAAAGATAAGTGCTTGCAGTTCTTTGGATTAAGGGAAACGCGACAGCCGGGCAGACTGATAAATCCTTTATCCCAGAATGTGCCTGTAAGGTAAATGGCTAAGGTTCAGCCTTACAGTTTAAAGCACAGACCACTTCAAAATGAGGGACAAAGGTATATAAAATATTCTTATAATCAAAGGATTTGGTTCTTAAGAATCGTAGCCGATGCTTCCGGGAACCGGGCGGTTCATTGCCTTCCGGATGCCGCCCGGTGATAAATCATCCGTTTATTTTTGATTTACGATTCTTCATTTTGCAAGGAAGGACTGTGGGTATAATCGAAAATCGTCAATCTGAAATCTAAAATTAAAACGTCAGTTTTTTGAATCCGGAACTTGGCCGGAAATAAGCTCTGTTGTTGTTCTGCGGATTTAAGTTGCTAAAGGAAACGGAGGTAAATCGTCTGGCATTAATCATTTTTTTCATTGTTTGTTTTTTACTTTTTACTTTTTGTTCTATCTTTGCGCCGTTTTACTTCTAGAATTGTGGACAGACTGGCAGAATATAAAATAGCTCACCGGGGTTTGGGAGAGGGACGTCACGTGTTCGATTTTGTTTTGGATGACAATTTTTTTAATTGTTTTGATGCGACAAAAGGAACCCAGGGTGCTGTGAATGCCAGGGTCGAGATTTTGAAGAGTTCGTTACTTATGGAAGTAAGAATAAAAATTGACGGCTCTGTAAAATCGGCATGCGATCGTTGTCTGGGAGAATTGGATTTGAAGGTGGAGGGAGAAATGGAGATGTATGTAAAACAGAGTGAGCGGGAGTCCGGAAATGATGACGATTTTATCGTTTTGGCACCGGAAGATGACTTCCTGGATTTGAGCACTTGCTTGTATGAGGTCTATATGTTGAATTATCCGATTCGGGTTGTGCATGAAGACGGTGAGTGTGACGGTGAGATGGAGGAAATGTTGGGTAAGTATTTAAAGGAAGAAAAAGATAAACCTACGGATCCCAGATGGGATGAATTGAAAAAATTAATTAATAACTAAATAAAGTAAAGAGAAATGGCACATCCTAAACACAAAATCTCTAAGCAGAGAAGGAATAAAAGAAGAACTCACGATGCACTTACCGTGAAGGCAATTGCAAAGTGTTCTAATTGTGGTGCTGCTGTACAGTATCATACCGTATGTCCTGAATGTGGATATTACAGGGGAAAATTAGCTATTGAGAAAACAGTAGTTGCCTGATTTATACTATACGGGATTGTTCTTATCATACACAGCCTCCTATAGTATAGGGGGCTATGCCTGTTTATTTAAATCCCGTTAGTGTACTTCTGACTTTTTATGTCGGAAATTGTTGTCAGATGACCGGAATTTTCGAACAAAAGCCAGGGAAGAAATAAATCAAAGTATATTAAATACATGTTATGGAAAGACCAAAAGCAATAATAACAGGAGTTGGAGCCTATATTCCCGATTATATTCTGAATAATGAGGAATTGAGTCGGATGGTAGATACTACTGACGAATGGATTATGACCAGAGTCGGTATCAAAGAACGGCATATCCTGAAGGATAAAGACAAAGGAAGTGCTTATCTGGGAGCCCGGGCCGTAGAAGATTTATTGAAAAAGACAGGAACAAGTCCGGATGAGGTGGATTTATTGATTTGTGCGACAGTTACTCCGGATATGCATTTTCCGGCTAACGCCCAGATTATCGCAGACATGGTCGGAATCCGAAATGCTTTCGGATTTGATTTGAATGCCGGTTGTTCCGGATTTATATACGGATTGGTGACGGCTACACAATATGTGGAGAGCGGTCGCTATAAAAAGGTTGTTTTTGTCGGAGCAGAAAAAATGTCTGTTATTACCGATTATACGGATCGGAAAACCTGTCCGTTGTTTGGGGATGCATCTGCCGCTGTTTTGCTTGAACCGACGACGGAGAATTTGGGTGTGATCGATCATATTTTACGTTCTGACGGAAGTGGACGGTCTCATTTATATATGAAATCCGGCGGCTCTTTAAATCCGCCTTCATTAGAGACAGTAACGAACCGCGAACATTATATCATTCAGGATGGGCAATATGTATTTAAACATGCGGTATCCAAGATGGCGGACGTATCCGTTGAGATTATGGAAAGAAATAATCTGAAGGCAGAAGATGTCGCTTGGTTGGTGCCTCACCAGGCTAATCTGCGAATTATCGATGCGACAGGTCATCGGATGGGACTCGATCCCTCTAAAGTGATGATCAATATTCAAAGGTACGGGAATACCACTTCTGCGACAATTCCGCTTTGCCTTTATGAATGGGAAAAACAATTGCACAAAGGAGATAATCTGATTCTTTCGGCTTTTGGAGCCGGTTTTACATGGGGATCTGTTTATTTAAAATGGGCATACGATACGAAATAGTAGGAATGTGATTCCAAGGGGAAAACTGGTGATATCCGGAAGGATGTCACCAGTTTTTTATTTGGCTCGACCAACATTTTTATCTATATTCGTCTTTGATTTTACATGTGAATATGGAGTCTTATAATTGGGATGTAAATAATAAAGGGTCACGGGTATTGAAAGATACTGTGGTAAATGGGAATATCCGCTCGGAGAACAGTATTTATCTGGAGGGACGGGTATCGGGCGATATCCATTGTAAATCGGATTTGATACTTGCGGAGGGTGCAGAAGTTGACGGAGATGTGTATTGTGATAATTTATATATCAGCGGTGTGATAAAAGGAAATGTGGAGGTTGTACATAAAGCTTTTTTAGAAGAACATGCCGTAATAAAGGGGCATCTGATTACCTCCTGTCTGAAGTTGTATACATCGTCAGTGATAGAGAAAGGATTAAGATTGCAAGATAAAATAAATAAATAAGCGTATGGGCAAAGAAACGAATAGTAATGCTGTCAATTTGTTGTGTGAAGGAACTGTTATTGTCGGAGATATAAAAACAAAGAATGATATCCGGATAGATGGCATCATCAAAGGTAAGATTGTCACTTCAG
It encodes the following:
- the rpsI gene encoding 30S ribosomal protein S9; this encodes MEVINAIGRRKAAVARVYVNEGKGNITINKKNLEEYFTLPTLQYVVKQPLELLGVTGQYDIRVNLDGGGFKGQAEALRLGIARALVEINAENKPQLKAAGFLTRDPREVERKKPGQPKARKRFQFSKR
- the rplM gene encoding 50S ribosomal protein L13 → MDQISYKTTYVNKATVKKEWLLIDAENEVLGRLAAKVAKLLRGKYKPSYTPHVDCGDNIVIINAEKIVLTGNKLTEKQYTRHTGYPGGQRHTNPAAVLATHPERVIEHAVKGMLPKSRLGRAVLKNLFVYAGSEHKQEAQQPKKIDLNLFK
- a CDS encoding YceD family protein, which gives rise to MDRLAEYKIAHRGLGEGRHVFDFVLDDNFFNCFDATKGTQGAVNARVEILKSSLLMEVRIKIDGSVKSACDRCLGELDLKVEGEMEMYVKQSERESGNDDDFIVLAPEDDFLDLSTCLYEVYMLNYPIRVVHEDGECDGEMEEMLGKYLKEEKDKPTDPRWDELKKLINN
- the rpmF gene encoding 50S ribosomal protein L32, encoding MAHPKHKISKQRRNKRRTHDALTVKAIAKCSNCGAAVQYHTVCPECGYYRGKLAIEKTVVA
- a CDS encoding beta-ketoacyl-ACP synthase III — translated: MERPKAIITGVGAYIPDYILNNEELSRMVDTTDEWIMTRVGIKERHILKDKDKGSAYLGARAVEDLLKKTGTSPDEVDLLICATVTPDMHFPANAQIIADMVGIRNAFGFDLNAGCSGFIYGLVTATQYVESGRYKKVVFVGAEKMSVITDYTDRKTCPLFGDASAAVLLEPTTENLGVIDHILRSDGSGRSHLYMKSGGSLNPPSLETVTNREHYIIQDGQYVFKHAVSKMADVSVEIMERNNLKAEDVAWLVPHQANLRIIDATGHRMGLDPSKVMINIQRYGNTTSATIPLCLYEWEKQLHKGDNLILSAFGAGFTWGSVYLKWAYDTK
- a CDS encoding bactofilin family protein, with the protein product MESYNWDVNNKGSRVLKDTVVNGNIRSENSIYLEGRVSGDIHCKSDLILAEGAEVDGDVYCDNLYISGVIKGNVEVVHKAFLEEHAVIKGHLITSCLKLYTSSVIEKGLRLQDKINK